In a genomic window of Streptomyces sp. BHT-5-2:
- the dapA gene encoding 4-hydroxy-tetrahydrodipicolinate synthase — MAPTSTPQTPFGRVLTAMVTPFTADGALDLDGAQRLAAHLVDAGNDGLVVNGTTGESPTTSDAEKAQLVRAVVEAVGDRAFVVAGAGTNDTRHSLELARAAQDAGAHGLLAVTPYYSKPPQEGLLRHFTAIADATELPVMLYDIPGRSGVPINTETMVRLAEHPRIVANKDAKGDLGRASWAIARSGLAWYSGDDMLNLPLLSVGAVGFVSVVGHVVTPELRALLDAHLTGDVTKAAEIHQKLLPVFTGMFRTQGVITTKAALGLQGLPAGPLRLPLVELSPDETEQLKRDLAAGGVQL, encoded by the coding sequence ATGGCTCCGACTTCCACACCGCAGACCCCCTTCGGGCGGGTGCTGACCGCCATGGTCACGCCGTTCACGGCGGATGGCGCTCTCGACCTCGACGGCGCGCAGCGGCTCGCCGCACACCTGGTGGACGCCGGCAACGACGGCCTCGTCGTCAACGGCACCACCGGAGAGTCCCCGACCACCAGTGATGCCGAGAAAGCCCAGCTGGTCCGCGCCGTGGTCGAAGCCGTCGGCGACCGTGCCTTCGTCGTCGCCGGAGCCGGCACCAACGACACCCGACACAGCCTTGAGCTGGCCCGTGCCGCGCAGGACGCCGGCGCCCACGGCCTGCTCGCGGTGACGCCGTACTACAGCAAGCCCCCGCAAGAGGGCCTGCTGCGGCACTTCACCGCCATCGCGGACGCCACCGAGCTGCCCGTGATGCTCTACGACATCCCCGGCCGCAGCGGCGTCCCGATCAACACCGAGACCATGGTCCGGCTCGCCGAGCACCCTCGGATCGTCGCCAACAAGGACGCCAAGGGCGACCTCGGCCGCGCGAGCTGGGCCATCGCCCGCTCCGGCCTCGCCTGGTACAGCGGCGACGACATGCTGAACCTCCCGCTGCTCTCGGTCGGCGCGGTCGGCTTCGTCTCCGTCGTGGGCCACGTCGTCACCCCGGAGCTGCGCGCGCTCCTCGACGCCCACCTCACCGGCGACGTCACCAAGGCCGCGGAGATCCACCAGAAGCTGCTGCCCGTCTTCACCGGCATGTTCCGCACCCAGGGCGTGATCACCACCAAGGCCGCCCTCGGCCTCCAGGGCCTGCCGGCCGGCCCGCTGCGGCTGCCCCTGGTGGAGCTCTCGCCCGACGAGACCGAGCAGCTCAAGCGCGATCTCGCCGCCGGCGGGGTACAGCTCTAG
- the thyX gene encoding FAD-dependent thymidylate synthase, which yields MSHTPDSAESAPVSFRSEVTVELVKHSAADSDVLWAARVSTAGEQSLEELQKDPERSKGLINYLMRDRHGSPFEHNSMTFFISAPIFVFREFMRHRVGWSYNEESGRYRQLESVFYVPGESRKLVQQGRPGKYEFVEGTPAQHELTGRVMEDTYRRAYAAYQEMLAAGVAREVARAVLPVGLYSSMYATCNARSLMHFLGLRTQHEQAKVPSFPQREIEMVGEQMEAHWAKLMPLTYAAFNANGRIAP from the coding sequence GTGTCCCACACCCCCGACAGCGCCGAGAGCGCACCCGTCAGCTTCCGCAGCGAGGTGACGGTCGAGCTGGTCAAGCACAGCGCAGCGGACAGCGACGTGCTGTGGGCGGCCCGGGTCTCGACGGCCGGCGAGCAGTCCCTGGAGGAGCTGCAGAAGGACCCGGAGCGCTCCAAGGGCCTGATCAACTACCTGATGCGGGACCGCCACGGCAGCCCCTTCGAGCACAACTCCATGACGTTCTTCATCAGCGCCCCGATCTTCGTCTTCCGCGAGTTCATGCGGCACCGCGTCGGCTGGTCGTACAACGAGGAGTCCGGCCGCTACCGCCAGCTCGAATCGGTCTTCTACGTCCCCGGCGAGTCCCGCAAGCTCGTCCAGCAGGGCCGCCCCGGCAAGTACGAGTTCGTCGAGGGCACCCCCGCGCAGCACGAACTCACCGGCCGCGTCATGGAGGACACCTACCGCCGGGCGTACGCCGCCTATCAGGAGATGCTCGCCGCCGGCGTGGCCCGCGAGGTCGCCCGCGCGGTGCTCCCCGTCGGCCTCTACTCCTCGATGTACGCCACCTGCAACGCCCGCTCCCTGATGCACTTCCTCGGCCTGCGCACGCAGCACGAGCAGGCGAAGGTCCCCTCCTTCCCGCAGCGCGAGATCGAGATGGTCGGCGAGCAGATGGAGGCGCACTGGGCCAAGCTCATGCCCCTCACCTACGCCGCATTCAATGCGAACGGTCGTATCGCTCCGTAG
- a CDS encoding ribonuclease J — protein sequence MSHPHPELGAPPKLPEGGLRVTPLGGLGEIGRNMTVFEYGGRLLIVDCGVLFPEEEQPGIDLILPDFTSIRDRLDDIDGIVLTHGHEDHIGGVPYLLREKPDIPLIGSKLTLALIEAKLQEHRIRPYTLEVAEGDRERLGPFECQFIAVNHSIPDALAVAIRTPAGMAVHTGDFKMDQLPLDRRLTDLPAFAKLGEEGIDLLLTDSTNAEVPGFVPPERDISNVLRQVFASADKRIIVASFASHVHRIQQILDAAHEYGRRVAFVGRSMVRNMGIARELGYLNVPAGLVVDVKTLDDLPDDEVVLVCTGSQGEPMAALSRMANRDHQIRIVQGDTVILASSLIPGNENAVYRVINGLSRWGANVVHKGNAKVHVSGHASAGELLYFYNICKPRNLMPVHGEWRHLRANAELGALTGVPKDRIVIAEDGVVVDLVDGIAKISGKVQAGYVYVDGLSVGDVTETHLKDRRILGDEGIISVFVVVDSSTGKTVGGPNLHARGSGIDDKDFDAVVPKIDEALAKAAQDGVAEPHQLQQLIRRAVGKWVSDNYRRRPMILPVVVEV from the coding sequence TTGAGTCATCCGCACCCCGAGCTCGGCGCCCCGCCGAAGCTTCCCGAGGGTGGCCTGCGCGTCACCCCGCTCGGCGGCCTGGGCGAGATCGGCCGCAACATGACGGTCTTCGAATACGGCGGCCGGCTGCTGATCGTCGATTGCGGAGTGCTCTTCCCCGAGGAGGAGCAGCCCGGAATCGACCTGATCCTGCCGGACTTCACGTCCATCAGGGACCGCCTCGACGACATCGACGGCATCGTGCTCACGCACGGTCACGAGGACCACATCGGTGGCGTCCCCTACCTCCTCCGGGAGAAGCCGGACATCCCGCTGATCGGCTCCAAGCTGACCCTGGCCCTCATCGAGGCCAAGCTCCAGGAGCACCGGATCCGCCCGTACACGCTGGAGGTCGCCGAGGGTGACCGCGAGCGCCTGGGCCCCTTCGAGTGCCAGTTCATCGCCGTCAACCACTCCATCCCCGACGCCCTCGCGGTCGCCATCCGCACCCCCGCGGGCATGGCCGTCCACACCGGCGACTTCAAGATGGACCAGCTCCCGCTGGACCGCCGGCTGACCGACCTCCCGGCCTTCGCCAAGCTCGGCGAGGAGGGCATCGACCTCCTCCTCACCGACTCCACGAACGCCGAGGTCCCGGGCTTCGTCCCGCCGGAGCGCGACATCTCCAACGTGCTGCGCCAGGTCTTCGCGAGCGCCGACAAGCGGATCATCGTGGCCAGCTTCGCCAGCCACGTCCACCGCATCCAGCAGATCCTGGACGCGGCCCACGAGTACGGCCGCCGGGTCGCCTTCGTCGGCCGCTCGATGGTCCGCAACATGGGCATCGCCCGTGAACTGGGCTATCTGAACGTCCCCGCGGGCCTGGTCGTCGACGTCAAGACCCTCGACGACCTCCCGGACGACGAGGTCGTGCTGGTCTGCACGGGCTCCCAGGGCGAGCCGATGGCCGCGCTCTCCCGGATGGCCAACCGCGACCACCAGATCCGCATCGTCCAGGGCGACACGGTGATCCTGGCCTCGTCGCTCATCCCCGGCAACGAGAACGCGGTCTACCGCGTGATCAACGGCCTCAGCCGCTGGGGCGCCAACGTGGTTCACAAGGGCAACGCCAAGGTCCACGTCTCGGGCCACGCCTCGGCCGGCGAGCTGCTGTACTTCTACAACATCTGCAAGCCGAGGAACCTCATGCCGGTCCACGGCGAATGGCGCCACCTGCGCGCCAACGCCGAGCTCGGCGCGCTGACGGGCGTCCCCAAGGACCGCATCGTCATCGCCGAGGACGGCGTGGTCGTCGACCTCGTCGACGGCATCGCCAAGATCAGCGGCAAGGTCCAGGCCGGCTACGTCTACGTCGACGGCCTCTCGGTCGGCGACGTCACCGAGACCCACCTCAAGGACCGCCGCATCCTCGGCGACGAGGGCATCATCTCGGTCTTCGTGGTCGTGGACAGCAGCACCGGCAAGACCGTCGGCGGCCCCAACCTCCACGCCCGTGGCTCGGGCATCGACGACAAGGACTTCGACGCCGTCGTCCCCAAGATCGACGAAGCCCTGGCCAAGGCGGCCCAGGACGGCGTCGCCGAGCCCCACCAGCTCCAGCAGCTGATCCGCCGCGCGGTCGGCAAGTGGGTCTCCGACAACTACCGCCGTCGTCCGATGATCCTCCCCGTGGTCGTCGAGGTCTGA
- the dapB gene encoding 4-hydroxy-tetrahydrodipicolinate reductase: MSKLRVAVLGAKGRIGSEAVRAVEAADDMELVAALGRGDSLETLVESGAQVAVELTTPDAVMDNLDFCLRHGIHGVVGTTGWTDERLAQLRSWLDAAPGAGVLIAPNFSIGAVLTMRFAQAAARFFESTEIVELHHPNKADAPSGTAARTARLIAEARARAGCPPQPDATTTALDGARGADVDGVPVHSVRLRGLLAHQEVLLGGEGETLTIRHDSLHHSSFMPGILLGVRRVVDTPGLTVGLENFLDLG; this comes from the coding sequence ATGAGCAAGCTGCGCGTGGCCGTCCTGGGAGCCAAGGGGCGCATCGGCTCCGAGGCCGTCCGGGCCGTCGAGGCAGCCGACGACATGGAGCTGGTCGCGGCCCTCGGCCGCGGCGACTCCCTGGAGACGCTGGTCGAGTCCGGCGCCCAGGTCGCGGTCGAACTGACCACCCCCGACGCGGTGATGGACAACCTCGACTTCTGCCTGCGGCACGGCATCCACGGTGTGGTCGGCACGACCGGCTGGACCGACGAACGCCTCGCGCAGCTGCGCAGCTGGCTCGACGCCGCCCCCGGCGCGGGTGTGCTGATCGCCCCGAACTTCTCCATCGGCGCGGTCCTCACCATGCGGTTCGCGCAGGCGGCGGCCCGCTTCTTCGAGTCCACGGAGATCGTCGAGCTGCACCACCCCAACAAGGCGGACGCCCCCTCCGGCACCGCCGCCCGCACCGCCCGCCTGATCGCCGAGGCCCGCGCCCGGGCCGGCTGCCCGCCGCAGCCGGACGCCACCACGACCGCGCTGGACGGCGCCCGCGGCGCGGACGTCGACGGTGTCCCGGTCCACTCGGTGCGGCTGCGCGGTCTCCTGGCCCACCAGGAGGTGCTGCTCGGCGGGGAGGGCGAGACCCTCACCATCCGCCACGACTCCCTGCACCACAGCAGCTTCATGCCGGGCATCCTGCTCGGGGTGCGGCGCGTGGTGGACACTCCGGGCCTGACGGTGGGCCTGGAGAACTTCCTCGACCTGGGCTGA
- a CDS encoding phage holin family protein — protein MPLPFLTADRALDADGRADPVSPSYDSPEDWRRPYRPGPWRVGAAAVFLLLASFVLLSALIVALAGSPAGAAVCVAVGVLVIALALRLVRVGIRVSALGLRQVNLLRTTTLPWSAVGAVRTVQQPVRWLGLPRTVQGQALRVERAQGEPLRTLLTDRSADFLGRPEMFERAADVLEAWAAEHRRR, from the coding sequence GTGCCCCTGCCCTTCCTGACGGCCGACCGCGCCCTCGATGCCGACGGCCGCGCGGACCCCGTCTCCCCCTCGTACGACAGCCCCGAAGACTGGCGCCGTCCCTACCGCCCCGGACCGTGGCGGGTGGGGGCGGCGGCGGTGTTTCTGCTGCTCGCCTCGTTCGTCCTGCTCTCCGCGCTGATCGTCGCGCTGGCCGGATCGCCGGCCGGGGCGGCGGTCTGCGTGGCGGTGGGCGTGCTGGTGATCGCGCTGGCGCTGCGGCTGGTGCGGGTGGGGATCCGGGTGAGCGCCCTGGGGCTGCGGCAGGTGAACCTGCTGCGCACCACGACGCTGCCGTGGTCCGCGGTCGGCGCGGTCCGCACGGTGCAGCAGCCGGTGCGCTGGCTGGGGCTGCCGCGGACGGTGCAGGGCCAGGCGCTGCGCGTCGAGCGGGCGCAGGGCGAGCCGCTGCGGACCCTGCTGACGGACCGCAGCGCGGACTTCCTGGGCCGCCCGGAGATGTTCGAGCGGGCCGCCGACGTGCTGGAGGCGTGGGCGGCGGAGCACCGCCGGCGCTGA
- a CDS encoding pitrilysin family protein gives MTSRTHRSTARTSSEGRAVARTQTLLKGAAGAGTVRRTTLPGGLRVVTETLPTVRSVTFGIWAHVGSRDETPALNGATHYLEHLLFKGTRRRSALDISAAIDAVGGEMNAFTAKEYTCYYARVLDTDLPLAIDVVCDMLTGSVIGTEDVDAERGVILEEIAMTEDDPGDCVHDLFAHTMLGDTPLGRPVLGTVDTVNALSADRIRRFYKKHYDPTHLVVTAAGNVDHAKVVRLVRRAFEQAGALRRQDATPVAPRSGNRTLRTAGKVDLLGRRTEQAHVVLGMPGMSRTDDRRWAMGVLNTALGGGMSSRLFQEVREKRGLAYSVYSFTSGFADCGLFGVYAGCRPNQVHDVLKICRDELDTVAAEGLTDDEIHRAIGQLRGSTVLGLEDTGALMHRLGKSELCWGEHMSVDEMLARISAVTPDEVREVARDVLGARPSLSVIGPLKDRQAARLDDAVA, from the coding sequence GTGACGTCCCGTACGCACCGGTCGACGGCCCGCACCTCCTCGGAGGGGCGGGCCGTCGCCCGTACCCAAACGCTCCTGAAGGGCGCCGCGGGCGCCGGCACGGTCCGCCGCACCACCCTCCCCGGCGGGCTGCGGGTGGTCACCGAGACGCTGCCCACCGTCCGCTCCGTCACCTTCGGCATCTGGGCCCACGTCGGCTCCCGCGACGAGACCCCCGCCCTGAACGGCGCCACCCACTACCTGGAGCACCTGCTCTTCAAGGGCACCCGGCGGCGCTCCGCCCTGGACATCTCCGCCGCGATCGACGCGGTCGGCGGCGAGATGAACGCCTTCACGGCGAAGGAGTACACCTGCTACTACGCGCGGGTGCTCGACACCGACCTGCCGCTCGCCATCGACGTGGTGTGCGACATGCTCACCGGCTCGGTCATCGGTACCGAGGACGTCGACGCCGAGCGCGGGGTGATCCTCGAAGAGATCGCGATGACCGAGGACGACCCGGGCGACTGCGTGCACGACCTGTTCGCGCACACCATGCTCGGCGACACCCCGCTGGGCCGCCCCGTCCTGGGCACCGTCGACACCGTCAACGCGCTCTCCGCCGACCGCATCCGCCGCTTCTACAAGAAGCACTACGACCCCACCCACCTGGTCGTCACCGCCGCCGGCAACGTCGACCACGCCAAGGTCGTCCGCCTGGTGCGCCGCGCCTTCGAGCAGGCCGGCGCGCTGCGCCGCCAGGACGCCACCCCGGTCGCCCCCCGGTCCGGCAACCGCACCCTGCGCACCGCCGGCAAGGTCGACCTGCTCGGCCGCAGGACCGAGCAGGCCCACGTCGTGCTCGGCATGCCCGGCATGTCCCGTACCGACGACCGGCGTTGGGCGATGGGCGTGCTGAACACCGCCCTGGGCGGCGGGATGAGCTCCCGTCTCTTCCAGGAGGTGCGGGAGAAGCGCGGGCTGGCGTACAGCGTGTACTCCTTCACCTCGGGCTTCGCCGACTGCGGCCTGTTCGGCGTCTACGCCGGCTGCCGTCCCAACCAGGTGCACGACGTCCTGAAGATCTGCCGCGACGAACTCGACACGGTGGCGGCCGAGGGCCTCACCGACGACGAGATCCACCGCGCGATCGGCCAGTTGCGGGGCTCCACGGTCCTCGGCCTGGAGGACACCGGTGCCCTGATGCACCGGCTCGGCAAGAGCGAGCTGTGCTGGGGCGAGCACATGTCGGTGGACGAGATGCTCGCCCGGATATCGGCGGTGACCCCGGACGAGGTCCGTGAGGTGGCCCGTGATGTCCTGGGCGCACGCCCCTCGCTGTCCGTCATCGGCCCCCTGAAGGACCGGCAGGCGGCCCGCCTGGACGACGCCGTCGCCTAG
- a CDS encoding tetratricopeptide repeat protein yields the protein MGGKITYVFLSTVLVLVFGVVAMEGVLLLMTGEPAAMGMGAVAFVLPCLGGWFLWANTRFARDANRLARELEAEGGLPLDDLSRTPGGRIDRDAADEVFARRQAETEEAPGDWRTWFRLAVAYRDARDTPRARKAMQRAIALHAGRPVRGDHEPVRTG from the coding sequence ATGGGCGGAAAGATCACCTACGTCTTCCTGTCCACCGTGCTGGTGCTGGTCTTCGGCGTGGTGGCGATGGAGGGCGTACTGCTCCTGATGACCGGCGAGCCGGCCGCGATGGGCATGGGCGCCGTGGCGTTCGTGCTGCCGTGCCTGGGCGGCTGGTTCCTGTGGGCCAACACCCGCTTCGCGCGCGACGCGAACCGGCTGGCCCGGGAGCTGGAGGCGGAGGGCGGGCTGCCGCTCGACGACCTCTCGCGCACCCCCGGCGGCCGGATCGACCGGGACGCGGCCGACGAGGTCTTCGCCCGGCGGCAGGCCGAGACGGAGGAGGCGCCCGGCGACTGGCGCACGTGGTTCCGGCTCGCCGTCGCCTACCGCGACGCCCGGGACACCCCGCGGGCCCGCAAGGCCATGCAGCGCGCCATCGCCCTGCACGCCGGCAGGCCGGTGCGCGGCGACCACGAGCCCGTCCGGACCGGCTGA